A window of the Buchnera aphidicola str. Sg (Schizaphis graminum) genome harbors these coding sequences:
- the frr gene encoding ribosome recycling factor: protein MINDIYIKSNEKMKVCINNFQIQVNNVRTGRASPELLNSIYVEYFGSKVPLRQISNVVVENYHTLKINIFDDSSTSLIKKAILNSNLDLNPILYGKDIIVPIPGLTEERRTHLIKVIRNNAENARIYIRNIRRDANDKIKNYLKSKIISEDNEHAAQNKIQTMTDDYIKKIDKILSEKEKDLMKF, encoded by the coding sequence GTGATTAATGATATTTATATTAAAAGTAATGAAAAAATGAAAGTATGTATTAATAACTTTCAAATTCAAGTTAATAATGTTCGTACTGGACGTGCTTCTCCAGAATTATTAAACAGTATCTATGTTGAATATTTTGGTTCTAAAGTTCCTCTACGTCAAATATCTAATGTCGTAGTTGAAAACTATCACACTCTTAAAATTAATATTTTTGATGATTCCAGTACATCTTTAATTAAAAAAGCAATTTTAAATTCAAATCTTGACTTAAATCCTATTTTATATGGTAAAGATATTATTGTACCAATACCTGGATTAACAGAAGAAAGAAGAACACATTTAATAAAAGTAATTCGTAATAATGCAGAAAATGCACGAATTTATATAAGAAACATTCGCAGAGATGCAAATGATAAGATAAAAAATTATTTAAAAAGTAAGATTATTAGCGAAGATAACGAGCATGCTGCACAAAATAAAATTCAAACAATGACAGACGATTATATTAAGAAAATAGATAAAATATTATCGGAAAAAGAAAAAGATCTTATGAAATTTTGA